One genomic region from Stackebrandtia nassauensis DSM 44728 encodes:
- the ftsW gene encoding putative lipid II flippase FtsW — MTASTQRRRVPFADLPILSALRGLLDRPLASYYLLLASAGMLLLIGLVMVFSATMVKAYEEEGNAFAAIVRQSLWAVVGLVAFWIAQRLPVRTYRKLGKPLIIIACLLLGVLLLFPAAGSGALRTDGLWIGVGQIQFQPAEIMKFAFLLYAAGVLVKTGAKIGLWRELAVPLFPVAALVFLLVGYNDLGSMLCLVAMFFGLLWTAGVRLRVFAAMLGVAAVGALTLTMVASYRMERIVSFGSPENYADDWGYQAIQGYFAIGDGGWFGVGLGESRQKWEWLPNGHNDFIFALIAEELGVVGCTVVLVLFMVLAYSGFRIAGRVADPFRRLVAAGLSVWISVQAIINIGGVVGLMPITGLPLPLISDGGTALVVVLAAIGMLASFARAEPDAARALRARGSKRLASLLWAPMPPRPRERPATTRSDRN, encoded by the coding sequence ATGACGGCCAGCACGCAGCGACGACGGGTCCCGTTCGCGGACCTGCCGATCCTGTCCGCGCTGCGCGGCCTGCTCGACCGGCCGCTGGCCTCGTACTACCTGCTGCTGGCCTCGGCCGGGATGCTGCTGCTCATCGGTCTGGTCATGGTGTTCTCCGCGACCATGGTCAAGGCCTACGAGGAGGAGGGCAACGCCTTCGCCGCCATCGTGCGGCAGAGCCTGTGGGCCGTCGTCGGTCTGGTCGCGTTCTGGATCGCGCAGCGACTGCCGGTGCGCACCTACCGCAAACTCGGCAAACCGCTCATCATCATCGCCTGCCTGCTTCTGGGCGTGCTGCTGCTGTTCCCCGCCGCCGGAAGCGGCGCGCTGCGCACCGACGGCCTGTGGATCGGCGTCGGCCAGATCCAGTTCCAGCCCGCCGAGATCATGAAGTTCGCGTTCCTGCTGTACGCCGCCGGCGTCCTGGTCAAGACCGGCGCCAAGATCGGCCTGTGGCGGGAGTTGGCCGTGCCGCTGTTCCCGGTCGCGGCCCTGGTGTTCCTGCTGGTCGGCTACAACGACCTGGGCAGCATGCTGTGCCTGGTCGCCATGTTCTTCGGTCTGCTGTGGACGGCCGGGGTGCGGCTGCGGGTGTTCGCCGCGATGCTCGGCGTCGCCGCCGTCGGCGCGCTCACCCTGACCATGGTCGCCAGCTACCGCATGGAACGCATCGTCTCCTTCGGCAGCCCCGAGAACTACGCCGACGACTGGGGCTACCAGGCCATCCAGGGTTACTTCGCCATCGGCGACGGCGGCTGGTTCGGCGTCGGACTGGGGGAGAGCCGCCAGAAATGGGAATGGCTTCCCAACGGCCACAACGACTTCATCTTCGCCCTCATCGCCGAGGAACTGGGCGTCGTCGGCTGCACGGTCGTGCTGGTGCTGTTCATGGTGCTGGCCTACTCCGGTTTCCGGATCGCCGGGCGCGTCGCCGATCCGTTCCGCCGACTGGTCGCGGCCGGACTGTCGGTGTGGATCTCGGTACAGGCGATCATCAACATCGGCGGCGTGGTGGGCCTGATGCCCATCACGGGGCTACCGCTACCGTTGATCTCCGACGGCGGAACCGCGCTCGTCGTCGTGCTCGCAGCCATCGGCATGCTGGCCTCATTCGCGCGCGCCGAACCCGATGCCGCCCGCGCGTTGCGCGCCCGCGGCTCGAAGCGACTGGCCAGTCTGCTGTGGGCGCCCATGCCGCCCCGACCCCGCGAGCGGCCCGCTACGACAAGGAGTGACAGGAATTGA
- a CDS encoding UDP-N-acetylglucosamine--N-acetylmuramyl-(pentapeptide) pyrophosphoryl-undecaprenol N-acetylglucosamine transferase, which translates to MTQLRSVVLAGGGTGGHVYPLLAFADCLRRHEPDVRITCLGTEKGLEKDLVPAAGYDLRMVPAHQLPRKVNLDLIKTGPRMMRATKVTRGIMDEVDAQAVVGFGGYVSVPAYLGAWRRKTPMVIFEFNDPIGVANRLGMRFDHKLAVGFPHLPQQVPGLKDGTVTGVPLRTGISQLDRAARKAEARAKLGLDPDRTTLFVFGASQGANSINQAVAGAAASLTGSGAQVLHVIGARRDEPVEVPANLPAKYITMPFLNEMELGYAAADLVLCRGGAMTCAEVAAVGLPAVYVPLPWGNREQYKNAGPVVAAGGGLFCDDADISPQWIERELIPLLRDPARLTDMGAAALAFGRRDGDEALRRLTIEAVAEAGK; encoded by the coding sequence TTGACTCAGCTGCGTTCGGTGGTACTCGCCGGTGGCGGTACCGGTGGCCACGTATACCCACTGCTGGCCTTCGCCGACTGTCTACGGCGACACGAACCCGACGTGCGGATCACCTGTCTGGGCACCGAGAAGGGGCTGGAGAAGGACCTCGTCCCGGCCGCCGGTTACGACCTGCGCATGGTCCCGGCCCACCAGCTGCCCCGCAAGGTCAACCTCGACCTCATCAAGACCGGCCCGCGGATGATGCGCGCCACCAAGGTGACCCGCGGCATCATGGACGAGGTCGACGCCCAGGCCGTCGTCGGTTTCGGCGGCTACGTCTCGGTTCCGGCCTACCTGGGCGCGTGGCGCCGCAAGACCCCGATGGTGATCTTCGAGTTCAACGACCCGATCGGCGTCGCCAACCGGCTGGGCATGCGCTTCGACCACAAGCTCGCCGTCGGCTTCCCGCACCTGCCGCAGCAGGTCCCGGGCCTCAAGGACGGCACCGTGACCGGCGTGCCGCTGCGCACCGGCATCTCGCAGCTGGACCGCGCCGCCCGCAAGGCCGAGGCCCGCGCCAAACTCGGACTCGACCCCGACCGCACCACGCTGTTCGTGTTCGGCGCCTCGCAGGGCGCCAACTCCATCAACCAGGCCGTGGCCGGGGCCGCCGCCTCGCTCACCGGTTCCGGGGCCCAGGTCCTGCACGTCATCGGCGCCCGCCGCGACGAACCGGTCGAGGTACCGGCCAACCTGCCCGCCAAATACATCACGATGCCGTTCCTCAACGAGATGGAACTGGGCTACGCCGCCGCCGACCTGGTCCTGTGCCGGGGCGGCGCCATGACCTGTGCCGAGGTCGCGGCCGTCGGACTGCCCGCCGTGTACGTCCCGCTGCCGTGGGGTAACCGGGAGCAGTACAAGAACGCCGGTCCGGTGGTCGCCGCCGGTGGCGGGCTGTTCTGCGACGACGCCGACATCTCGCCACAGTGGATCGAGCGTGAGCTGATCCCGTTGCTGCGCGACCCGGCCCGGCTGACCGACATGGGCGCCGCCGCGCTGGCCTTCGGCCGCCGCGACGGCGACGAGGCACTGCGCCGCCTGACCATCGAGGCCGTGGCGGAGGCCGGGAAGTGA
- the murD gene encoding UDP-N-acetylmuramoyl-L-alanine--D-glutamate ligase, with translation MGHYLVVGTGIAGAGAARALAARGHEVIVYDRVESDGLAALAPLVTDTVSGEDPPREALARVDEVVVSPGIPPHHPLVLAAQDAGLEVYSEPELAWRLRPADAAPWLAITGTNGKTTAVTMLASILTAAGLKTAALGNIGTPLVDAVTADYDVLAVELSSQQLHWSKQLSPRVGALLNLADDHLSWHGDFDAYSHAKTAIWRGDVHIGNADDPRVSALLKDAPGDTPITFTLGEPSPGQFGVRDGKLVDNTGTAPVALCDVAAIRPTGIHNVANALAATAVARAFGVPAEAVAAGFASYVPEPHRNVEIATVGGVRYVDDSKGTNPHATAAAIEAYDPIVWIAGGQLKGVDVETLVERAAPRLRGAVLLGVDRAILAGLLAKHAPDVPVVTIDRTDPEAMTDAVTAAAAMARPGDTVLLSPAGASYDMFTGYPDRGRRFAAAVAELDDGPGPVS, from the coding sequence GTGGGACATTATCTAGTCGTCGGCACCGGCATCGCCGGTGCGGGCGCCGCCAGGGCACTGGCCGCGCGCGGCCACGAGGTCATCGTCTACGACCGCGTCGAATCCGACGGCCTGGCGGCGCTGGCGCCGCTGGTCACCGACACCGTGTCCGGCGAGGACCCGCCGCGCGAGGCCCTGGCCCGCGTCGACGAGGTCGTCGTGTCGCCGGGCATCCCGCCGCACCACCCGCTGGTGCTGGCCGCCCAGGACGCGGGCCTCGAGGTCTACAGTGAACCCGAACTGGCCTGGCGGCTGCGGCCCGCCGACGCGGCACCGTGGCTGGCGATCACCGGCACCAACGGCAAGACCACCGCCGTGACGATGCTGGCGTCCATACTGACCGCAGCCGGGCTCAAGACCGCGGCGCTCGGCAACATCGGTACCCCGCTGGTCGACGCCGTCACCGCCGACTACGACGTCCTGGCCGTGGAGTTGTCCAGCCAGCAACTGCACTGGTCGAAACAGCTGAGCCCCCGGGTGGGCGCGCTGCTCAACCTCGCCGACGACCACCTGTCCTGGCACGGCGACTTCGACGCCTACTCCCACGCCAAGACCGCGATCTGGCGCGGCGACGTCCACATCGGCAACGCCGACGACCCCCGGGTGTCGGCACTGCTGAAGGACGCACCCGGCGACACCCCGATCACCTTCACCCTCGGCGAACCCTCGCCGGGCCAGTTCGGTGTCCGCGACGGCAAACTCGTCGACAACACCGGTACGGCCCCCGTCGCACTGTGCGACGTCGCCGCGATCCGCCCCACCGGCATCCACAATGTCGCCAACGCGCTGGCCGCGACCGCCGTCGCCCGCGCCTTCGGCGTACCGGCCGAAGCCGTGGCCGCCGGATTCGCGTCCTATGTCCCCGAACCCCACCGCAACGTCGAGATCGCCACCGTCGGCGGCGTCCGATACGTCGACGACAGCAAAGGCACGAATCCACACGCGACGGCTGCCGCGATCGAGGCATACGACCCGATAGTCTGGATCGCCGGTGGACAGTTGAAGGGGGTGGACGTGGAGACCCTGGTGGAACGGGCGGCTCCGCGACTGCGGGGAGCCGTGTTGCTGGGCGTCGACCGCGCGATCCTGGCCGGGCTGCTGGCCAAGCACGCGCCCGACGTCCCGGTCGTCACGATCGACCGCACCGACCCCGAGGCCATGACCGACGCCGTCACCGCCGCCGCGGCGATGGCGCGTCCCGGCGACACGGTGCTGCTGTCGCCGGCCGGAGCCTCCTACGACATGTTCACCGGCTACCCCGACCGGGGGCGCCGGTTCGCGGCGGCGGTGGCCGAACTGGACGATGGCCCCGGACCGGTGAGCTGA
- the mraY gene encoding phospho-N-acetylmuramoyl-pentapeptide-transferase yields MRSVIVAAFVAFAISLFFTPLAVKGFRRLKADQPIRTDGPQTHLGKKGTPTMGGVVFIVATVIAYVAGHGVLMVMPEGYERPQGFTATGIVLLGLFVCLGLVGFIDDFLKVRRKNSGGLNKRGKLIGQIVVAAGFGWLALYYTGSIGKTVASDRLSFVRDIDWLQLSKIGAVIMFVLVVMATSNGVNLTDGLDGLATGASIMALSAYVMIAFWQYRHWCLGPEKLTDYCYDVRDPLEIALIAGAAAGACFGFLWWNTSPAQIFMGDTGALGLGGLIGGLALATKTIMLLPILGALFVIITFSVIIQITSFKMTGRRVFRMAPLQHHFELAGWSEVNIVVRFWIIAGIGVAIGLGLFYADFLKVVG; encoded by the coding sequence GTGAGGTCCGTCATTGTCGCGGCGTTCGTGGCCTTCGCGATATCCCTGTTCTTCACCCCGTTGGCGGTCAAGGGTTTCCGGCGGCTCAAGGCCGACCAGCCCATCCGCACCGACGGCCCCCAGACCCACCTGGGCAAGAAGGGCACGCCCACCATGGGCGGGGTGGTCTTCATCGTGGCCACCGTCATCGCCTACGTGGCCGGACACGGCGTCCTGATGGTGATGCCCGAGGGATACGAACGGCCGCAGGGCTTCACCGCCACCGGTATCGTCCTGTTGGGACTGTTCGTGTGCCTGGGTCTCGTCGGTTTCATCGACGACTTCCTCAAGGTGCGCCGTAAGAACTCCGGCGGCCTCAACAAACGCGGCAAACTCATCGGCCAGATCGTGGTCGCCGCCGGTTTCGGATGGCTGGCCCTGTACTACACCGGCTCCATCGGCAAGACCGTCGCCAGCGACCGGCTGTCGTTCGTACGCGACATCGACTGGCTGCAACTGTCCAAGATCGGCGCGGTCATCATGTTCGTGCTGGTCGTGATGGCCACCTCCAACGGCGTCAACCTCACCGACGGCCTCGACGGCCTGGCCACCGGCGCGTCCATCATGGCGCTGTCGGCCTACGTCATGATCGCGTTCTGGCAGTACCGGCACTGGTGCCTGGGCCCGGAGAAGCTCACCGACTACTGCTACGACGTGCGCGACCCACTGGAGATCGCGCTCATCGCCGGGGCCGCCGCCGGGGCCTGTTTCGGGTTCCTGTGGTGGAACACGTCTCCAGCGCAGATCTTCATGGGCGACACCGGCGCCCTGGGCCTGGGCGGCCTGATCGGCGGCCTGGCGCTGGCCACCAAGACCATCATGCTGCTGCCGATCCTGGGCGCGCTGTTCGTCATCATCACCTTCTCGGTGATCATCCAGATCACCTCGTTCAAGATGACCGGCCGCCGGGTCTTCCGGATGGCGCCGCTGCAACACCACTTCGAACTGGCGGGCTGGAGCGAGGTCAACATCGTGGTCCGGTTCTGGATCATCGCCGGTATCGGCGTGGCCATCGGCCTGGGCCTGTTCTACGCCGACTTCCTCAAAGTGGTGGGCTGA
- the murC gene encoding UDP-N-acetylmuramate--L-alanine ligase — MKSPIDEGITAEDLGHVLFMGVGGVGMSGLARLYATRGLSVSGSELHEWPSLAELERLGVTVHREHRASNLDGIDTLVRSTVHPDDHLEIAEARRRGIRVYHRSEALAAAMTGKKSIVVSGTHGKTTTTGMITDMLAAAGLNPSFVNGGESAADGRSGAHGSGELFVTEADESDRSFLRYRPFVSILTNIDVDHLNTYGTIEELVEGFAEFLRGTDPSGSIIVCADDERAAAVGKRLAAEGRTVVSYGTDAEADLRIGEITIDASGARYTASYRGRDLGSFFVTVPGRHLALNSAAALLAGLLLDVDVEELRTGLAAFTGVRRRFELTGTVAGVRVYDEYAYHPTAMNAALSTLKTIAEPGRLIVVFQPYRVYRTRDLRTEIAEALALADLAVVMEVFGPGEELADDDGGRPLVEAIPLPPQAKRFVPQWSDVPGAVREWAREGDTVVTMGAPPISLMPADILRELLPPESTE; from the coding sequence GTGAAGTCACCCATCGACGAGGGCATTACTGCCGAGGACCTCGGCCACGTCCTGTTCATGGGCGTCGGCGGTGTCGGCATGAGCGGCCTGGCCCGGCTGTACGCCACCCGGGGCCTGTCGGTCTCGGGCAGCGAACTGCACGAATGGCCGTCGCTGGCGGAGCTGGAACGCCTGGGCGTCACCGTTCACCGCGAACACCGTGCCTCCAACCTGGACGGTATAGACACGCTGGTGCGTTCCACCGTCCACCCCGACGACCACCTCGAGATCGCCGAGGCCCGCCGCCGCGGCATCCGGGTCTACCACCGCTCCGAGGCACTGGCCGCCGCCATGACCGGCAAGAAGTCCATCGTGGTCTCGGGCACCCACGGCAAGACCACCACGACCGGCATGATCACCGACATGCTGGCCGCCGCCGGGCTCAACCCGTCCTTCGTCAACGGCGGCGAGTCGGCGGCCGACGGCCGCAGCGGCGCCCACGGCAGCGGCGAGCTGTTCGTCACCGAGGCCGACGAGTCCGACCGGTCGTTCCTGCGGTACCGGCCGTTCGTGTCCATTCTCACCAACATCGACGTCGACCACCTCAACACCTACGGCACCATCGAGGAACTCGTCGAGGGCTTCGCCGAGTTCCTGCGCGGCACCGACCCCAGCGGCAGCATCATCGTGTGCGCCGACGACGAACGCGCCGCCGCCGTCGGCAAACGGCTGGCCGCCGAGGGCCGCACCGTCGTCAGCTACGGCACCGACGCCGAGGCCGACCTGCGGATCGGCGAGATCACCATCGACGCCTCCGGTGCCCGCTACACCGCCAGCTACCGGGGCCGCGACCTCGGCTCGTTCTTCGTCACCGTCCCCGGCCGCCACCTGGCCCTCAACAGCGCCGCCGCGCTGTTGGCCGGACTGCTGCTGGACGTCGACGTCGAGGAACTGCGCACCGGCCTGGCCGCGTTCACCGGGGTGCGTCGCCGCTTCGAACTGACCGGCACCGTCGCCGGCGTGCGCGTCTACGACGAGTACGCCTACCACCCGACCGCCATGAACGCGGCGCTGTCCACATTGAAGACCATCGCCGAGCCGGGTCGCCTGATCGTGGTGTTCCAGCCCTACCGGGTCTACCGCACCCGCGACCTGCGCACCGAGATCGCCGAAGCGTTGGCGCTGGCCGATCTGGCCGTCGTCATGGAGGTCTTCGGTCCCGGTGAGGAACTGGCCGACGACGACGGCGGCCGTCCGCTGGTGGAGGCGATTCCGTTGCCGCCGCAGGCCAAGCGCTTCGTTCCGCAGTGGAGCGATGTTCCCGGCGCGGTGCGCGAATGGGCCCGCGAGGGCGACACGGTCGTGACCATGGGCGCCCCGCCGATCTCGCTGATGCCCGCCGACATCCTGCGGGAACTGCTGCCACCGGAGTCGACCGAGTAG